Proteins found in one Lepus europaeus isolate LE1 chromosome 21 unlocalized genomic scaffold, mLepTim1.pri SUPER_21_unloc_1, whole genome shotgun sequence genomic segment:
- the LOC133754309 gene encoding putative vomeronasal receptor-like protein 4: MIPLSAYITMNKYLLFQASIGMTANTFLLLFHTLTFLLNHRPKLTDLTTCHLAFVHIGLLITVLFLFSPDLFESLNFWNDFKCKTLFYMSRVMRGLSICTTCLLSIIQAITMSPSTSWLAQFKYKSTNFIFYFFFFIWFLCLCFSTNMLFHTVATSNVTQTRLMVLTKYCSFSPISHSIMGLMFMMTTSRDIFLIGVMLLSSVYMVILLLRHQRRSQHLHSTPRISPEKRATKTILLLVSFFVVMYWVDFIISSSSMILWTYDSVILGAQSVVVNVYAVVSPFVLISSDKRIVNMLHNILWK, translated from the coding sequence ATGATCCCACTTTCTGCTTACATTACAATgaataaatatcttctttttcaaGCTAGCATTGGAATGACAGCCAACacattcctcctcctcttccacacCTTAACATTCCTGCTGAATCACAGGCCTAAGCTGACTGACCTGACCACCTGCCACCTGGCCTTTGTCCACATTGGATTGCTCATCACTGTGTTATTTTTGTTCTCTCCAGACCTGTTTGAATCACTCAATTTTTGGAATGACTTCAAGTGTAAGACTTTGTTCTACATGAGCAGGGTGATGAGGGGCCTCTCCATCTGCACGACCTGCCTCCTGAGCATCATCCAGGCCATCACCATgagccccagcacctcctggttgGCACAGTTTAAATATAAATccacaaatttcattttttatttcttcttctttatttggtttctctgtttgtgtttcagtACTAACATGTTATTCCACACAGTGGCAACTTCCAATGTGACCCAGACCCGTCTGATGGTTCTCACTAAGTATTGTTCATTTTCCCCCATAAGCCACAGCATCATGGGTTTGATGTTCATGATGACAACATCCAGGGACATTTTTCTTATAGGAGTCATGTTGTTATCAAGTGTGTACATGGTCATCCTATTGCTCAGGCATCAGAGGAGGTCCCAGCACCTTCACAGCACCCCAAGAATCTCCCCAGAGAAACGGGCCACCAAGACCATCCTGCTGCTGGTTAGTTTCTTTGTGGTCATGTACTGGGTGGACTTCATCATCTCATCCTCCTCAATGATACTGTGGACATACGACTCAGTTATCTTGGGTGCCCAGAGTGTCGTGGTCAATGTCTATGCTGTTGTCAGTCCATTTGTGCTTATCAGTTCCGATAAAAGGATAGTCAATATGCTGCACAATATACTATGGAAATGA